The Mus musculus strain C57BL/6J chromosome 2, GRCm38.p6 C57BL/6J genome has a window encoding:
- the Wfdc13 gene encoding WAP four-disulfide core domain protein 13 precursor — MRPVSPLQLLLVLSLAPQPVLGSPKQYFLKYILEPPPCRSEPGACNMFCTQQEECPEPLQCCSAYCGIVCTSNQAPVLGLS, encoded by the exons ATGAGACCTGTGTCACCTTTGCAGCTCCTGCTGGTGCTCAGCCTAGCACCACAGCCAGTGCTTGGAAGTCCCAAGCAATACTTTCTGA AGTACATCCTGGAACCTCCACCGTGCAGATCGGAGCCCGGAGCGTGCAACATGTTCTGTACGCAGCAGGAGGAATGCCCTGAACCGCTTCAGTGCTGTTCCGCCTACTGTGGGATAGTGTGTACCTCAAACCAAGCCCCAGTACTAGGGCTCTCCTAA